The Cottoperca gobio chromosome 22, fCotGob3.1, whole genome shotgun sequence genome contains a region encoding:
- the vgll2b gene encoding transcription cofactor vestigial-like protein 2b isoform X2, with amino-acid sequence MSCLDVMYPAYGHYAPYAPTVPAFISSLQAPTGLSSTSLCRDFMDTPRGPEVMSGGPGTGGSTSSSSSSSSSSSSFTPAALRPEEGPKEKQEAPEAEYLTSRCVLFSYYQGDISSVVDEHFSRALSSYMDGEGKRRAADHPGTDTPSPSSRRSFPPSFWDSNYSSPQSRSHCETGAPSYSMDPYASALHAGLPHPHAHPHPHAHPHSHPHPHAPESWGYPQAQAYGHPRPLHELYSQSGLEPHYGALLMPTVRPPHPLSLPSHYEVSKLDHTASWPGLLPPGDISQTLALNMDAGLQQHKKGKELYWF; translated from the exons ATGAGCTGTTTGGATGTTATGTACCCAGCCTATGGACATTACGCACCGTACGCACCGACAGTTCCTGCTTTTATCAGTAGCTTACAG GCTCCCACAGGTCTGAGCAGCACTTCTCTCTGCCGGGATTTTATGGACACTCCCAGGGGTCCCGAGGTGATGTCTGGGGGCCCAGGCACTGGAGGATCaacttcctcttcatcttcatccagctcttcctcttcctccttcacgCCTGCAGCTTTAAGGCCAGAGGAGGGCCCCAAGGAGAAGCAGGAGGCCCCTGAGGCAGAGTACCTGACTTCTCGCTGTGTCCTCTTCAGCTACTACCAGGGGGATATCAGCAGCGTGGTGGACGAGCACTTCTCCAGGGCCCTCAGCTCCTACATGGATGGAGAGGGCAAACGGCGGGCAGCAGACCATCCGGGCACAG ATACCCCGTCGCCTAGCAGTCGACGAAGCTTCCCCCCATCCTTTTGGGACAGTAACTACTCCTCGCCTCAGAGCCGCTCCCACTGTGAGACGGGTGCACCTTCCTATTCCATGGACCCATACGCATCAGCGTTGCACGCGGGCCTACCCCACCCACACGCTCATCCTCACCCACACGCTCATCCTCACTCCCACCCTCACCCTCACGCACCAGAGAGCTGGGGATATCCCCAGGCCCAAGCCTACGGCCACCCACGGCCTCTCCACGAACTGTATTCACAGTCAGGGTTGGAGCCCCACTACGGGGCCCTGCTCATGCCCACTGTGAGGCCACCTCATCCCCTTAGCTTGCCAAGCCACTATGAAGTGAGCAAGCTGGACCATACTGCCTCCTGGCCCGGCCTGCTTCCACCAGGAGACATCAGCCAGACGCTGGCCCTCAACATGGATGCAG GCCTCCAGCAGCACAAGAAAGGCAAGGAGCTGTACTGGTTCTAA
- the vgll2b gene encoding transcription cofactor vestigial-like protein 2b isoform X4, which translates to MDTPRGPEVMSGGPGTGGSTSSSSSSSSSSSSFTPAALRPEEGPKEKQEAPEAEYLTSRCVLFSYYQGDISSVVDEHFSRALSSYMDGEGKRRAADHPGTDTPSPSSRRSFPPSFWDSNYSSPQSRSHCETGAPSYSMDPYASALHAGLPHPHAHPHPHAHPHSHPHPHAPESWGYPQAQAYGHPRPLHELYSQSGLEPHYGALLMPTVRPPHPLSLPSHYEVSKLDHTASWPGLLPPGDISQTLALNMDAGITTQPCQAFAKVFLYLQFINCL; encoded by the exons ATGGACACTCCCAGGGGTCCCGAGGTGATGTCTGGGGGCCCAGGCACTGGAGGATCaacttcctcttcatcttcatccagctcttcctcttcctccttcacgCCTGCAGCTTTAAGGCCAGAGGAGGGCCCCAAGGAGAAGCAGGAGGCCCCTGAGGCAGAGTACCTGACTTCTCGCTGTGTCCTCTTCAGCTACTACCAGGGGGATATCAGCAGCGTGGTGGACGAGCACTTCTCCAGGGCCCTCAGCTCCTACATGGATGGAGAGGGCAAACGGCGGGCAGCAGACCATCCGGGCACAG ATACCCCGTCGCCTAGCAGTCGACGAAGCTTCCCCCCATCCTTTTGGGACAGTAACTACTCCTCGCCTCAGAGCCGCTCCCACTGTGAGACGGGTGCACCTTCCTATTCCATGGACCCATACGCATCAGCGTTGCACGCGGGCCTACCCCACCCACACGCTCATCCTCACCCACACGCTCATCCTCACTCCCACCCTCACCCTCACGCACCAGAGAGCTGGGGATATCCCCAGGCCCAAGCCTACGGCCACCCACGGCCTCTCCACGAACTGTATTCACAGTCAGGGTTGGAGCCCCACTACGGGGCCCTGCTCATGCCCACTGTGAGGCCACCTCATCCCCTTAGCTTGCCAAGCCACTATGAAGTGAGCAAGCTGGACCATACTGCCTCCTGGCCCGGCCTGCTTCCACCAGGAGACATCAGCCAGACGCTGGCCCTCAACATGGATGCAGGTATAACTACTCAACCATGTCAAGCTTTTGCAAAGGTGTTcctttatttacagtttataaATTGTCTCTAA
- the vgll2b gene encoding transcription cofactor vestigial-like protein 2b isoform X3, with translation MMSPAPTGLSSTSLCRDFMDTPRGPEVMSGGPGTGGSTSSSSSSSSSSSSFTPAALRPEEGPKEKQEAPEAEYLTSRCVLFSYYQGDISSVVDEHFSRALSSYMDGEGKRRAADHPGTDTPSPSSRRSFPPSFWDSNYSSPQSRSHCETGAPSYSMDPYASALHAGLPHPHAHPHPHAHPHSHPHPHAPESWGYPQAQAYGHPRPLHELYSQSGLEPHYGALLMPTVRPPHPLSLPSHYEVSKLDHTASWPGLLPPGDISQTLALNMDAGITTQPCQAFAKVFLYLQFINCL, from the exons GCTCCCACAGGTCTGAGCAGCACTTCTCTCTGCCGGGATTTTATGGACACTCCCAGGGGTCCCGAGGTGATGTCTGGGGGCCCAGGCACTGGAGGATCaacttcctcttcatcttcatccagctcttcctcttcctccttcacgCCTGCAGCTTTAAGGCCAGAGGAGGGCCCCAAGGAGAAGCAGGAGGCCCCTGAGGCAGAGTACCTGACTTCTCGCTGTGTCCTCTTCAGCTACTACCAGGGGGATATCAGCAGCGTGGTGGACGAGCACTTCTCCAGGGCCCTCAGCTCCTACATGGATGGAGAGGGCAAACGGCGGGCAGCAGACCATCCGGGCACAG ATACCCCGTCGCCTAGCAGTCGACGAAGCTTCCCCCCATCCTTTTGGGACAGTAACTACTCCTCGCCTCAGAGCCGCTCCCACTGTGAGACGGGTGCACCTTCCTATTCCATGGACCCATACGCATCAGCGTTGCACGCGGGCCTACCCCACCCACACGCTCATCCTCACCCACACGCTCATCCTCACTCCCACCCTCACCCTCACGCACCAGAGAGCTGGGGATATCCCCAGGCCCAAGCCTACGGCCACCCACGGCCTCTCCACGAACTGTATTCACAGTCAGGGTTGGAGCCCCACTACGGGGCCCTGCTCATGCCCACTGTGAGGCCACCTCATCCCCTTAGCTTGCCAAGCCACTATGAAGTGAGCAAGCTGGACCATACTGCCTCCTGGCCCGGCCTGCTTCCACCAGGAGACATCAGCCAGACGCTGGCCCTCAACATGGATGCAGGTATAACTACTCAACCATGTCAAGCTTTTGCAAAGGTGTTcctttatttacagtttataaATTGTCTCTAA
- the vgll2b gene encoding transcription cofactor vestigial-like protein 2b isoform X1 — protein sequence MSCLDVMYPAYGHYAPYAPTVPAFISSLQAPTGLSSTSLCRDFMDTPRGPEVMSGGPGTGGSTSSSSSSSSSSSSFTPAALRPEEGPKEKQEAPEAEYLTSRCVLFSYYQGDISSVVDEHFSRALSSYMDGEGKRRAADHPGTDTPSPSSRRSFPPSFWDSNYSSPQSRSHCETGAPSYSMDPYASALHAGLPHPHAHPHPHAHPHSHPHPHAPESWGYPQAQAYGHPRPLHELYSQSGLEPHYGALLMPTVRPPHPLSLPSHYEVSKLDHTASWPGLLPPGDISQTLALNMDAGITTQPCQAFAKVFLYLQFINCL from the exons ATGAGCTGTTTGGATGTTATGTACCCAGCCTATGGACATTACGCACCGTACGCACCGACAGTTCCTGCTTTTATCAGTAGCTTACAG GCTCCCACAGGTCTGAGCAGCACTTCTCTCTGCCGGGATTTTATGGACACTCCCAGGGGTCCCGAGGTGATGTCTGGGGGCCCAGGCACTGGAGGATCaacttcctcttcatcttcatccagctcttcctcttcctccttcacgCCTGCAGCTTTAAGGCCAGAGGAGGGCCCCAAGGAGAAGCAGGAGGCCCCTGAGGCAGAGTACCTGACTTCTCGCTGTGTCCTCTTCAGCTACTACCAGGGGGATATCAGCAGCGTGGTGGACGAGCACTTCTCCAGGGCCCTCAGCTCCTACATGGATGGAGAGGGCAAACGGCGGGCAGCAGACCATCCGGGCACAG ATACCCCGTCGCCTAGCAGTCGACGAAGCTTCCCCCCATCCTTTTGGGACAGTAACTACTCCTCGCCTCAGAGCCGCTCCCACTGTGAGACGGGTGCACCTTCCTATTCCATGGACCCATACGCATCAGCGTTGCACGCGGGCCTACCCCACCCACACGCTCATCCTCACCCACACGCTCATCCTCACTCCCACCCTCACCCTCACGCACCAGAGAGCTGGGGATATCCCCAGGCCCAAGCCTACGGCCACCCACGGCCTCTCCACGAACTGTATTCACAGTCAGGGTTGGAGCCCCACTACGGGGCCCTGCTCATGCCCACTGTGAGGCCACCTCATCCCCTTAGCTTGCCAAGCCACTATGAAGTGAGCAAGCTGGACCATACTGCCTCCTGGCCCGGCCTGCTTCCACCAGGAGACATCAGCCAGACGCTGGCCCTCAACATGGATGCAGGTATAACTACTCAACCATGTCAAGCTTTTGCAAAGGTGTTcctttatttacagtttataaATTGTCTCTAA